The proteins below are encoded in one region of Spirochaetota bacterium:
- a CDS encoding YedE-related selenium metabolism membrane protein: MKWISEFLGSVKGILLTGAFIGVIAPLLQNFGNPPNMGICVACMERDIAGALGFHRAAVVQYLRPEIIGLVLGAAIAAVMFGEFRARSGSAPLMRFMLGFFAMTGALVFLGCPWRAFLRLAGGDFNALTGLAGMLAGVWAGVFFIKKGFSLGSSRRTPAMAGWVFPVLMIGLLVLLLANMYVSYLPESVIYKEQGKFAPFFSLSGPGSQHAPLIISFGAALAIGFLAQRSRFCTMGAIRDVILIKDMHLMWGILALVLAAFGTNLMLDQFKPGFTGQPIAHTEHIWNFLGMGLAGLAYALVGGCPGRQLFLAGEGDGDSAVFVIGMISGAGFAHNFAIASSAAGTGLWGPAAVIVGLVFCLGTGFFMRQKI, translated from the coding sequence ATGAAATGGATAAGTGAATTTCTCGGCTCGGTTAAAGGCATACTACTGACCGGGGCTTTTATCGGTGTGATCGCCCCGCTGCTTCAGAATTTTGGAAACCCGCCGAATATGGGAATTTGCGTCGCCTGCATGGAGCGTGATATCGCCGGGGCGCTCGGTTTTCACCGGGCGGCGGTCGTTCAATATCTGCGCCCAGAAATAATTGGATTGGTACTCGGGGCCGCGATTGCAGCCGTAATGTTCGGTGAATTTCGGGCCCGGTCGGGATCGGCGCCCTTGATGCGGTTCATGCTTGGATTCTTTGCAATGACCGGAGCACTGGTATTCCTTGGCTGCCCATGGAGGGCATTCCTGAGACTGGCAGGCGGTGATTTCAATGCGCTCACGGGATTGGCCGGGATGCTTGCCGGGGTTTGGGCGGGGGTGTTTTTCATAAAAAAAGGATTTTCTCTCGGGTCCAGCAGACGGACCCCCGCAATGGCCGGATGGGTTTTCCCGGTGCTTATGATCGGTTTGCTTGTTCTGCTGCTGGCGAATATGTATGTCTCGTATCTCCCCGAATCCGTGATATACAAGGAACAGGGGAAGTTCGCACCCTTCTTCAGCCTGTCCGGTCCGGGTTCACAGCACGCACCGTTGATTATTTCATTCGGCGCGGCGCTGGCGATTGGATTCTTAGCCCAGCGGTCCCGGTTTTGTACGATGGGCGCCATAAGGGATGTGATTCTGATAAAGGATATGCATCTCATGTGGGGGATACTTGCGCTCGTACTGGCGGCGTTCGGTACAAACCTGATGCTCGACCAGTTCAAGCCGGGTTTCACCGGCCAGCCTATCGCCCATACCGAACACATCTGGAATTTCCTTGGTATGGGACTTGCAGGACTGGCCTATGCTCTTGTGGGAGGGTGTCCCGGCAGGCAGCTTTTCCTGGCAGGGGAAGGCGACGGGGACTCGGCGGTTTTTGTAATTGGAATGATCTCGGGAGCCGGTTTCGCGCACAATTTCGCGATTGCAAGCTCTGCCGCGGGTACAGGTTTATGGGGGCCGGCGGCGGTGATTGTCGGGCTGGTGTTTTGTCTTGGAACGGGTTTTTTTATGCGTCAAAAGATATAG